DNA from Marinagarivorans cellulosilyticus:
ACCCCAAAAATGTACTGTCCTTTACCCTGTACACCTTTGAAGCTGGCTTTACGAAGGTAGGGCACTTTATGACCCACAGAAATTCAGGTGTGTTCTTTAAGTGCCATGAGGGCAAGCAGCGGGTTGTGATTGAGCTAGACAACCTTACAACACCGGATTGGTGGTTAATACAAAATGGTTTGCACTTGTCTGATCAGCAATACCATCTAGACAAGGTTGTGGGTATTGCTCTTCACAATTCGCCGCAAAGTCCCCGCCAAACTTTATCAGGCGTGGCTGTTTATTCGGCTGTATTAGAAGGACGTGATTGGCAGATGATCACTGTCGCATGCTGCGTGTTTGCGATTATTTGGCTTGGAGTGTTGGGCTGGGGATTGCAGTTGCGTAAAACATTACAGGTGAATAGTGCTGCTCTGCGAATAACAGATGATGCGAAAAAGGAACCAGTCTTTGCACCCTACCAGCAGTTGCCTCGAGTGAACCAGACTGGCACCAACAAGACCAAAGATGCAGTTTTAAGCTATATAGCAACAGAGTATGCCAACCCAGATCTGAATATAGAAATGGTGGCTTCTGCAACGGCTGCGAATAGAGCCAAAATTAATGAAATTCTTAAGAATGAATATGGCTTTACCTTTAGTGTTTACTTGAATAAGTTACGCTTAGCTGAAGCGGCACGCTTACTTCACGATGATGATTTAAGCGTCGCAGATGTGGCTGATGGGGTGGGTTATGGCAGCCCGTCCTACTTTATAACGCTTTTCAAAAAAGAATATGGCTGCACGCCAAGTAGTTATAAAAATCATAAAACGACAGCCTCCTCTTAAGCGGCGGCTCGTTCTAACTTTTACTACACCGGCTAGGCAGAATTTAGAAGACCCTTTTTTACGATAGCTGCGGAATTACATCACAGCTCTTATTTAAAGTTTAAGTTTTAAAACTTTATTTTTGGAATTTAATACGTTTAGCGGAAAAGTCAGCGTTAGCATTGTTGTAAGCGGCCACAAGTTGAGGGTTAGTGGTGTGGCTATTTTTACAGATTAACTTTGAACCGCTGGGAGCTATATC
Protein-coding regions in this window:
- a CDS encoding helix-turn-helix domain-containing protein produces the protein MLKLTKKESKALLISFFVTAAGLYIAVHYSKVYIPLLSADKNIYPWTFSSVSDQESGGASELNVIEVAPALRFNFRLPQAYSHPWVAFTLEFAGFDGASEYVDWSQYKTLNLMVACDPKNVLSFTLYTFEAGFTKVGHFMTHRNSGVFFKCHEGKQRVVIELDNLTTPDWWLIQNGLHLSDQQYHLDKVVGIALHNSPQSPRQTLSGVAVYSAVLEGRDWQMITVACCVFAIIWLGVLGWGLQLRKTLQVNSAALRITDDAKKEPVFAPYQQLPRVNQTGTNKTKDAVLSYIATEYANPDLNIEMVASATAANRAKINEILKNEYGFTFSVYLNKLRLAEAARLLHDDDLSVADVADGVGYGSPSYFITLFKKEYGCTPSSYKNHKTTASS